The DNA region AATCCAGAAATAGAAGCTCCTTTTATATCATTAGAATCACTAATAAATGGAGACGGAGAAAAAGTAATTAGAAATATAATAAGGGGTAATAAACAAGAAAATGAAACTGAAAAAGAGCAAAATGTTGTGGTTAGAGAGCTATGTGAAGATAGTTTAAAACAGTTTTTAACATACTTAAACCCAGAAAAAATAATAAGTGTATTAATAAAATTTGTAAGTGTATTAGAAAAAGTCATGGAAAAAGAGTTTTCAAACTCCATGAAAATAAGAATAATTTTGCATGTTGCTTGTGCACTAGAGAGAATGGTTATAAAAGATGGCTTAGAGTATAAATATGATAAAGAAAAATTGGATAAAGATAAACTTACAAAAGTAAAATCTGCTTGTGTTATATTTAAAGAAAATATAAATTTAGAACTGACAGAAGATGAAATTTATTATATAGTGGAAATGTTTATGTAGGGCACATTCAAATAAATAATAAGTCAGTATGCTAGTCTATTTTGCGTCATACTGCGTCAGCAGTTTCCACCGATAGTCTTACTAGCGGCGGAAACTGCTTCCTTGTCTGACACAAAATATACCAGCATCTTTGACTTGTTATTTCTTTTCATGTACCTAAGGGTTTTAATTTAAAATTTAGAATGTAAAATAGGAATTTGTAGAGTAGGTAAGAGGTAAAAAGTAAGAAGTAAGAAGTAAGAGGTAATAGGTAGTGCAGTATTAAAGTGAAATGTAATGTGATTAAAGGAAGTAATAAGTGTATTAAAAATGAAAACAGTGTATCAAAATTTTAATTAAAGTATTAAAATTAAAAAAATAAGACGTCTTTATGTAAGTTTTTCAAAAGGTTTACTAAGGACGTTTTTTTGATACACTTTTTTGGCATAGACTTTGCTATATATATGTACAAGAAAGAATTAATATGGAGTAAAGGGTTAAACAAAGCATAAATTTAAAAAAGTAAGCAAAAATAAATTTAAAAGACAATAAAATTTAAATATTAGACAAACTAAGAGATAAATAAAGTTGAAATGTAAGTATAAAAGTATATAAAGCAATTTATAATTTATCTATAAAAATAATATGTAAAAAGTAGAAGGTAGGTTAATATAAAGGAGGAAAAATAATGACAGCCATAATAATAGGAACACATGGTAATTTTTCTGAGGAACTACTTAAGTCATCAGAAATGATTTTTGGAAAGCAAGAAAATGTAGGATATGTAACTTTTAAGCCAGGCGAAGGTTCAGAAGATCTTATTAATAAGTATAATGAGCTTTTAAATACCTTAGATACTAAGGATGGAGTACTTTTCATGGTAGATCTTTTTGGAGGAAGTCCATTTAATGCAGCTAGTAGAATCGCATTAGGAAAAGAAAATATGGACATAATAACAGGTGTAAATTTACCAATGCTTTTAGAAGTTTATGGTTCAAGAAGTTTTTCAAATTTACAAGAACTAGTTAATGTAGCTAAAAATAGTGGAATGGAAAGTATAAAAATTTTTAAAGAAGTAATGAATTCACAAGAGGAGGACGATCTATAATGAACATTGTATTAGCAAGAATAGATGATAGATTAATTCATGGACAGGTGGCAACTATATGGACAAAAGAAACTAGATGCTCAAGAATAATAGTTTGTAATGATGATGTGGCAAACGATGAAATAAGAAAAACTTTATTAACACAAGTGGCGCCTCCAGGAATAAAGGCACACGTAGTAGATTTAGCAAAAGCAGTTAGAGTTTATAAAAATTCTAAGTATGAAAATGACAGAGTTATGTTTCTTTTCACAAATCCATCAGATGTTTTAACTCTAGTAGAAAATGGAGTAGATATTAAAAGTGTAAACATAGGTGGAATGTCTTTTAAAGAAGGAAAAAAACAAATAACAGGAGCAGTTTCTGTAAATGATAAAGATATAGAAGCATTTAAAAAGCTTAACGAAAAAGGAATAGAACTTGAAATAAGAAAGGTATCTACAGATTCAAAAGTAGACATAATGCCATTAATACAAAAGCTTTAGTTAGCTGTATAAGTATTCCTATAAAAAAGTATAACTTCATAATATGCCCTACATATTATGAAGTTATACCAAAAAAAGAAATGATTTCAATCATTTACTCTAAAATAAATTTTATAATAATGTTAATTAATAGTCAAATTAATAAATTAAAGAAAAACTGTAAAAGAGCAATATATTTAAGGTGTAACTATTAATGTGTAAAGGTTTTTACTAAATTTAAGTTTATAAAAAATTAATATAAAATTCAATTCAAAAATAAAAGGAGGGCTAAA from Haloimpatiens massiliensis includes:
- a CDS encoding mannose/fructose/sorbose PTS transporter subunit IIA produces the protein MTAIIIGTHGNFSEELLKSSEMIFGKQENVGYVTFKPGEGSEDLINKYNELLNTLDTKDGVLFMVDLFGGSPFNAASRIALGKENMDIITGVNLPMLLEVYGSRSFSNLQELVNVAKNSGMESIKIFKEVMNSQEEDDL
- a CDS encoding mannose/fructose/sorbose PTS transporter subunit IIB, whose product is MNIVLARIDDRLIHGQVATIWTKETRCSRIIVCNDDVANDEIRKTLLTQVAPPGIKAHVVDLAKAVRVYKNSKYENDRVMFLFTNPSDVLTLVENGVDIKSVNIGGMSFKEGKKQITGAVSVNDKDIEAFKKLNEKGIELEIRKVSTDSKVDIMPLIQKL